The Klebsiella aerogenes KCTC 2190 region ATGGAGCTGGTACCGGAGCGTCTGCGCGGTGAAACCGCCTCCTTCGATATCGAAGCCAACGGTAAAGTGTACGTTGAGAAAGGCCGTCGTATTACCGCGCGCCATATTCGCCAGCTGGAAAAAGACGATATCAAACATATCGAAGTTCCGGTTGAGTACATCGCGGGTAAAGTTGCTTCTAAAGACTACATCGACGAAGCGACCGGCGAACTGATCTGCCCGGCGAACATGGAGCTGAGCCTGGATCTGCTGGCTAAACTGAGCCAGTCCGGCCACAAGCGTATCGAAACGCTCTTCACCAACGATCTGGACCACGGTCCGTACATTTCTGAAACTGTACGCGTCGACCCGACCAACGATCGTCTGAGCGCGCTGGTAGAAATCTACCGCATGATGCGCCCGGGTGAGCCGCCGACTCGTGAAGCGGCTGAAAGCCTGTTTGAGAACCTGTTCTTCTCCGAAGACCGCTACGATCTGTCCGCGGTTGGTCGTATGAAGTTCAACCGTTCTCTGCTGCGCGACGAAATCGAAGGTTCCGGTATCCTGAGCAAAGACGACATCATTGAAGTGATGAAGAAGCTCATCGATATCCGTAACGGTAAAGGCGAAGTCGATGATATCGACCACCTCGGCAACCGTCGTATCCGTTCCGTTGGCGAAATGGCGGAAAACCAGTTCCGCGTTGGCCTGGTGCGTGTAGAGCGTGCGGTTAAAGAGCGTCTGTCTCTGGGCGATCTGGATACCCTGATGCCTCAGGATATGATCAACGCCAAGCCGATTTCCGCAGCAGTGAAAGAGTTCTTTGGTTCCAGCCAGCTGTCCCAGTTTATGGACCAGAACAACCCGCTGTCTGAGATTACGCACAAACGTCGTATCTCCGCACTCGGCCCAGGCGGTCTGACCCGTGAACGCGCAGGCTTTGAAGTTCGAGACGTACACCCGACTCACTACGGTCGCGTATGTCCAATCGAAACGCCTGAAGGTCCGAACATCGGTCTGATCAACTCCCTGTCCGTGTACGCACAGACTAACGAATACGGTTTCCTTGAGACCCCGTACCGTAAAGTGACCGACGGTGTTGTTACCGACGAAATTCATTACCTGTCTGCTATCGAAGAAGGTAACTACGTCATTGCTCAGGCGAACTCCAACCTGGATGACGAAGGCCACTTTGTTGAAGATCTGGTTACCTGCCGTAGTAAAGGCGAATCCAGCTTGTTCAGCCGCGACCAGGTTGACTACATGGACGTATCCACCCAGCAGGTGGTATCCGTCGGTGCGTCCCTGATCCCGTTCCTGGAACACGATGACGCCAACCGTGCATTGATGGGTGCGAACATGCAACGTCAGGCGGTTCCGACTCTGCGCGCTGATAAGCCGCTGGTTGGTACCGGTATGGAACGTGCTGTTGCCGTCGACTCCGGTGTTACTGCGGTAGCTAAACGTGGCGGTACCGTTCAGTACGTGGATGCTTCCCGTATCGTTATCAAAGTTAACGAAGACGAGATGTACCCGGGCGAAGCAGGTATCGACATCTATAACCTGACCAAGTACACCCGTTCTAACCAGAACACCTGCATCAACCAGATGCCTTGCGTGTCCCTGGGCGAACCAATTGAACGCGGCGACGTCCTGGCCGACGGCCCGTCCACCGACCTCGGTGAACTGGCGCTGGGTCAGAACATGCGCGTAGCGTTCATGCCGTGGAACGGCTACAACTTCGAAGACTCCATCCTCGTATCCGAGCGTGTTGTCCAGGAAGACCGTTTCACCACCATCCACATTCAGGAACTGGCGTGCGTGTCCCGTGACACCAAGCTGGGGCCGGAAGAGATCACCGCTGACATCCCGAACGTGGGTGAAGCTGCGCTCTCCAAACTGGATGAATCCGGTATCGTTTATATCGGTGCGGAAGTGACCGGCGGCGACATTCTGGTTGGTAAGGTAACGCCGAAAGGTGAAACCCAGCTGACTCCGGAAGAGAAACTGCTGCGCGCGATCTTCGGTGAGAAAGCGTCTGACGTTAAAGACTCTTCTCTGCGCGTACCGAACGGTGTCTCTGGTACCGTTATCGACGTTCAGGTCTTTACCCGTGACGGCGTAGAGAAAGACAAGCGTGCGCTTGAAATCGAAGAGATGCAGCTGAAGCAGGCTAAAAAAGACCTGTCTGAAGAACTGCAGATCCTCGAAGCTGGTCTGTTCAGCCGTATTTACGCTGTGCTGGTTGCCGGTGGCGTTGAAGCTGACAAGCTCGACAAACTGCCTC contains the following coding sequences:
- the rpoB gene encoding DNA-directed RNA polymerase subunit beta, with translation MVYSYTEKKRIRKDFGKRPQVLDVPYLLSIQLDSFQKFIEQDPEGQYGLEAAFRSVFPIQSYSGNSELQYVSYRLGEPVFDVKECQIRGVTYSAPLRVKLRLVIYEREAPEGTVKDIKEQEVYMGEIPLMTDNGTFVINGTERVIVSQLHRSPGVFFDSDKGKTHSSGKVLYNARIIPYRGSWLDFEFDPKDNLFVRIDRRRKLPATIILRALNYTTEQILDLFFEKVVFEIRDNKLQMELVPERLRGETASFDIEANGKVYVEKGRRITARHIRQLEKDDIKHIEVPVEYIAGKVASKDYIDEATGELICPANMELSLDLLAKLSQSGHKRIETLFTNDLDHGPYISETVRVDPTNDRLSALVEIYRMMRPGEPPTREAAESLFENLFFSEDRYDLSAVGRMKFNRSLLRDEIEGSGILSKDDIIEVMKKLIDIRNGKGEVDDIDHLGNRRIRSVGEMAENQFRVGLVRVERAVKERLSLGDLDTLMPQDMINAKPISAAVKEFFGSSQLSQFMDQNNPLSEITHKRRISALGPGGLTRERAGFEVRDVHPTHYGRVCPIETPEGPNIGLINSLSVYAQTNEYGFLETPYRKVTDGVVTDEIHYLSAIEEGNYVIAQANSNLDDEGHFVEDLVTCRSKGESSLFSRDQVDYMDVSTQQVVSVGASLIPFLEHDDANRALMGANMQRQAVPTLRADKPLVGTGMERAVAVDSGVTAVAKRGGTVQYVDASRIVIKVNEDEMYPGEAGIDIYNLTKYTRSNQNTCINQMPCVSLGEPIERGDVLADGPSTDLGELALGQNMRVAFMPWNGYNFEDSILVSERVVQEDRFTTIHIQELACVSRDTKLGPEEITADIPNVGEAALSKLDESGIVYIGAEVTGGDILVGKVTPKGETQLTPEEKLLRAIFGEKASDVKDSSLRVPNGVSGTVIDVQVFTRDGVEKDKRALEIEEMQLKQAKKDLSEELQILEAGLFSRIYAVLVAGGVEADKLDKLPRDRWLELGLTDEEKQNQLEQLAEQYDELKHEFEKKLEAKRRKITQGDDLAPGVLKIVKVYLAVKRRIQPGDKMAGRHGNKGVISKINPIEDMPHDANGTPVDIVLNPLGVPSRMNIGQILETHLGMAAKGIGDKINAMLKQQQEVAKLREFIQRAYDLGADVRQKVDLNTFSDEEVLRLAENLRKGMPIATPVFDGAKEAEIKELLQLGDLPTSGQITLFDGRTGEQFERPVTVGYMYMLKLNHLVDDKMHARSTGSYSLVTQQPLGGKAQFGGQRFGEMEVWALEAYGAAYTLQEMLTVKSDDVNGRTKMYKNIVDGNHQMEPGMPESFNVLLKEIRSLGINIELEDE